A window of Juglans regia cultivar Chandler chromosome 7, Walnut 2.0, whole genome shotgun sequence contains these coding sequences:
- the LOC118348912 gene encoding uncharacterized mitochondrial protein AtMg00310-like, translating into MVEAKVFEKYLGLPSCVGRNKLASFRPVLDSIRNRMQNWKVKFISNAGKEVLLKSIVQAIPTYCMSIFKLPKTILNAMNKLMQKFWWGSRDNKIKTQWLPWKLLGKNKAKGGLGYRDFEHFNLALLAKQGWRLIQQSQSLAAKVMKAKYYFRSDFLNAKLGSNASFLWRSFLEAKKVLEEGLIWRIGNGEGVSIWRDKWIPQPTTFKVQTPLDQRHACWRVSNLIDEHSKTWNMSILRSVFTEEDISNISRIPISWCGNPDKLIWRCSKDGKFTVKSAYHL; encoded by the coding sequence ATGGTGGAAGCCAAAGTTTTTGagaagtatcttggcttacccTCATGTGTTGGAAGGAACAAGTTAGCATCTTTCAGACCAGTATTGGACTCTATAAGGAATCGTATGCAAAACTggaaagttaaattcatttcaaatgcTGGAAAAGAAGTGTTATTAAAGTCAATAGTCCAAGCAATACCTACATACTGCATGAGCATTTTCAAGTTGCCAAAAACTATTCTTAATGCTATGAACAAACTTATgcaaaagttttggtggggcagTCGAGATAACAAAATCAAGACTCAGTGGTTGCCATGGAAATTACTTGGAAAGAATAAGGCTAAAGGTGGACTAGGATACCGAGACTTTGAACATTTCAACCTGGCTCTATTGGCCAAGCAGGGGTGGAGACTAATACAACAGTCACAATCTCTAGCAGCCAAGGTGATGAAAGCTAAATACTATTTCAGGTCAGACTTCCTCAATGCAAAACTGGGCAGCAATGCTTCTTTTTTGTGGAGGAGTTTTTTGGAAGCTAAGAAAGTTTTAGAGGAAGGATTGATATGGAGAATTGGAAATGGGGAAGGAGTTAGCATATGGAGAGACAAATGGATCCCTCAACCAACCACATTCAAAGTGCAGACCCCATTAGACCAGAGGCATGCATGCTGGAGAGTCAGTAATTTGATTGATGAGCATTCCAAAACATGGAACATGTCGATTTTGAGGAGTGTGTTCACAGAAGAAGACATCAGTAACATAAGCAGAATACCAATTAGTTGGTGTGGCAACCCTGATAAACTTATTTGGAGGTGCTCCAAAGATGGCAAATTCACTGTAAAGAGTGCATATCATTTGTAA
- the LOC108992508 gene encoding uncharacterized protein LOC108992508 — protein MLVEQNLKRGPELQERRKRAAQQGFSNLDQGPWKKRNEGSSSSQRQMQREVGSCFKCGKDGHFIRECSLLAENNKRPNPPQNFRPNNQGNIQQRIVPARVFALTPGEAEDKNDVITGIILLFLNKATILFDSGATHSFISTNYVKFCPVDADEMDYNLRVSTPAGDIVTCNKIILKCPITIRGREMPTNLIVFPMIGFDGYLAFVVDEPKEELELEEILIVREYLEVFPKDLFGLPPEREVEFVIELAPGTVPLSKAPYRMAPSELASSKNSCKTY, from the exons ATGTTAGTGGAGCAGAATCTCAAGAGGGGACCTGAATTGCAAGAACGAAGGAAGAGAGCTGCTCAACAAGGATTCTCTAATTTAGAtcaagggccatggaagaagagaaatgagggaagTAGTTCAAGCCAGAGACAGATGCA AAGGGAAGTGGGatcatgtttcaaatgtggTAAGGATGGGCACTTCATTAGAGAATGTTCATTGCTTGCGGAGAACAACAAAAGGCCCAACCCACCTCAAAACTTTAGGCCTAATAACCAAGGCAACATTCAACAGAGGATTGTGCCGGCACGAGTGTTTGCTTTGACACCGGGAGAAGCTGAGGACAAGAATGATGTAATCACAG GAATTATCCTCCTGTTTCTCAACAAGGCTACTATTTTATTTGACTCAGGGGCTACCCACTCTTTTATTTCAACGAATTATGTTAAGTTCTGCCCCGTTGATGCTGATGAAATGGACTACAATTTGAGGGTCTCAACCCCAGCAGGTGATATAGTGACCTGCAACAAGATTATACTTAAGTGTCCAATAACTATTCGCGGGAGGGAAATGCCAACTAACCTGATAGTCTTTCCTatgattgggtttgat GGGTATTTGGCTTTCGTGGTGGATGAACCCAAGGAAGAATTGGAGTTAGAAGAGATCCTTATTGTGAGAGAGTATCTGGAGGTTTTTCCTAAAGATTTGTTTGGATTGCCACccgagcgggaggtagagtttgtTATTGAGTTAGCCCCAGGCACAGTGCCTCTTTCCAAAGCCCCTTATCGAATGGCACCATCAGAGTTAGCCAGCTCAAAGAACAGTTGCAAGACTTATTag
- the LOC108992506 gene encoding uncharacterized protein LOC108992506: MAARRRVRSPEDLNENNNDGGCTFEQFNRTHPPTFDGRGETNAVEDWIQDIEEIFSILECTDQPKVRFAAFELIGEAKRWLNSEKVIREAEGTGVIVWAQFKHNFFDRFFPKADTEARAREFTNLV; the protein is encoded by the coding sequence ATGGCGGCTCGTCGTCGAGTTCGAAGCCCTGAAGATTTGAACGAAAACAACAATGACGGGGGTTGCACATttgaacaatttaatcgaacgcatcctcccacctttgatggaagaggtgAAACAAACGCAGTGGAAGATTGGAttcaagacattgaagaaatattcagTATTTTGGAGTGTACCGATCAGCCGAAAGTTCGATTTGCAGCTTTTGAACTAATTGGAGAAGCGAAGAGATGGTTGAATTCTGAAAAAGTAATCAGGGAAGCTGAGGGGACTGGAGTgattgtttgggctcaattcaagcatAATTTCTTTGATCGTTTCTTCCCTAAAGCAGATACGGAAGCTAGAGCTAGAGAGTTCACCAACTTGGTGTAA